Part of the Polyodon spathula isolate WHYD16114869_AA chromosome 18, ASM1765450v1, whole genome shotgun sequence genome, AAATTGAAAttgtataatgttatatatttaaccTGACGTAACCCAGCTTGATCGAAAAGGAGGACGGGTAATTGTCGGTTATAGTTTTAAATCCTGTTTCCATTCCTCACAGCCCCCTCCCTCACGGGATACGCACCAGCAATGCTGAGGTCTGTCTCTTCACCAAGGATGAGCCCCAGATGACTAGCGAGCAGACTGAGAGGTTCTACAAGAAACTGCTGGCTGAACACGGGGTGAACAGCATCACGCAGGTACTGCCCAGCACCACAGCAGTATTGTCTTCAGAAATGGgacaaaacacttaaaaaaaaaaaaaaaaaaaaaaaaagataaacgcTCCACATTACTGTCTGAATTGGGTCCTATCTATTGCGAATTGATACTAGTGCAGAAGGTTTCTATGTGATCGTTTGTATTTTAGTATTGCAAGTAAATGGCGTGGCGCCCCTCCTGACTGCGCTCCCTTTCTCCCTGATTCCAGGTTATTCCCTACCAGACTCTGAAGAAGGAGTACAAGCCGTTCGAAGCCAAGCGGAAACTGCTCAGGAATTTCGACATGTTTCTGGCTGATGATCGGATTCGCCGTCTCCTGCCCTCCCAGATCGGGAAGCATTTCTACAGGAGCAAGAAGTAAGGATGCTTGGAGGGAGGGTGAGGGTATTGGTTGAGGTGTATTTCAGAGAAAGGCAACAGCAGGGATGGTTTGCACTGGAGATGGGAATACAGGTACCCTTTTGAGTGCTTTGTAGTTCTGGGGGTGATATGGGTATGCACAGTGTTATCTTGTAATGTGATTTGTGCGCTCGCTAACCTGATTTCTAGCGCGTTTGCATTGcaaacatttttatgtattggAATTATTTCTTGTACGCTGTAGAGTTGAACAGCCTTCGGAATTGAAGGATTGTAAGATGTGAAGGCAGAACTGTGCTCTGATTTCACCTTTTATTATACCTTGTACTTCTGTACCGTTGTAATGGAATTACTGCCTACTGTTTGGCCTGGTccatttcttaaaaatgttaGAATCTCAGCACAACCTCATTGAATAAAGGGTGTAACTCCTGTTGCGGTTGTTTTGCAGGGAGCCTCTCTCTGTTAACCTGAATGCGAAGCAGCTGGCCAAGGAGCTGGGAAAGGTGATCCAGGGAAGTATCCTGCCGGTCAGCCACAAAGGCTGCTGCTGGTGAGTAGTGCATTGCCTTCAGTCTGATACAGGAAAATGCTTAAACATAACTGTATAGATCCAGTGCAAATATGTGATGTTTTAGGGAGTTTTGGCACCTCCCAAACATCCCTGCCCTGACTTCCTCAGTGCTGGGCCAGGGTCAGGTGAAGTGCCAGAGAGATGCAAAGTGTATCCAGATGGGCCTTTCTACTTCCATTGGGGCTTGTCTCTACAACTTTGTAACAAAGCCCTGCCTCTGCTGTAGAGGGCGTGGTAATGTGTTTAGAGGCACCTGTCAGCCGCATGTTAGAACTGCAGCCTATAGTAACTGAATGTTAAAGGCCGGAAGTCCAAGGCTGCTTCTGTTGCTGGTTACCCCAGTTAAGATGAATGTCTGTTGCAGTATGGCACGTGTGGCTCACTCCGGGATGACTGTGGATGAGGTGGTGGAGAACATTTCTGCTGCTGTCAATACGATAGCTGAGAAGCTAAACAAGGCAAGtccaaagcccccccccccaccttatATAGTTTCAGCTTTGCTTATTTGATTTCACGTATGGgttttattacagtaaataaagGCATGGTCCTCCTTTTTAGAGCATGATGGTTGGATTGGACTTTTAGGTTGGATTTCTTAAGCTGTAGTGGGTCACCCAGTGAAACAACTGTAGTGTAATTCTGCAGGTAGAAACAggtattaaatacaaataaatactccTTGAATATTGACTGTGCATTGTGATTTAGTACTTAGGACCTGTcctatagttttgttttttatgttgcaGAAAGGGAAGAATATTAAAATCCTCCACTTGAAGACCCAGAAGTCGGTGGCTCTGCCCATCTACAGCTCGAACCTGCGCAACCTGACCGAGCTGGACAAAGAGGCAAGCACTTCAGACACGAAGCAGAACGCTGGGGTAAGGGTCAGGGCAGAGAGGAGCTCTGCTTCAGTACTGTACCTCTGATATGCCTGTCTTTAGGTCATTGTCAATTCAATGAGGAATAAAACTCCAGGATACATGGGCTGCTGCTTGTCAGTTATGCTGTTGAAAACATGCATTCTCAATGCATTGAAATCACAGAAAAATCCAAGCAAGAACTTTTACTGACAACATGCAGAAAATCTGGAACACTAATTAAATGTTGAGTATTTGAGGGTTAGTTCGAACCTGAGGCTGAATGGTAATATACTATATCGTGTATGTAATGAATTCTGTGTACTGTGGCTGAATTCTCTAAAACTGTTCCATTTGTTGTGTGGGTTGTAGAAAAAGAGGAAGTCCAAGAAGAGAACAAGGAAGCCAAAAGACCAAGCCAAGAAGCAAGTGAACGGGTCGGCAGCTGTGGAGCCCGAGGAAAAGCCTGAGGAACCCAAACCAGAAGTGGAGGAGATTCCTGAGTTGGTTCCCATGGAGACCCCAGCCAAGAAAGCAAAAGTGCAGGTGAGTTAGTGTGGGCTTCAGCTTGATCAGGGAGGAAGCAGGACAGGTGGGAGTTTAGATGCCTTCAGGTATAGCCTAgtagaaaaagagtggttagcaGTATGCCAGCAGTACAGACTTTATGAAATACACCTGCAATATGCAGAGTACAAAGGGGCATTGATGTCATTAAGAGTGAAATTAAGTACAGGGAATTTTTAGCTAACCTGTGTCTCACTGCTTACACAGAAGACTCCTAAAAGCAGGAAGACCCCAGCTAAGGAGCCAGTGAAAAAATCAGCTAAGTCCCCAGAAGCCATCCGAGAAACTCGGCTTAGAAAAAAGCAAGCCCAGACACCTGTAGCACCATTGGTTCTGCCTGAGACTCCGAAAGCCATGAAAAAGGAGGCAATCCAGACCCCCAGCAGGAAGGCTAAAACACTGAAGACCCCTAAACCAGCAGTATCGGAAAACGGGGCGGCCCCAGAGGTGCCGCAGAAAACACCGAGGAAGAGAGCGAGGCCTGCGGAGGTCAAGCTGGTTAAATCTGCCAAGAAAGCGCCGAGAACACCCAAACAGAAACAGAAGAAGTCCGGTGTACCCCAGTCTTGTTAAATAGCAAGAATGTATACATATAGAGATTGTGATTTAATAACCCAGTTAAATACAAACCTTTCTCCCTATACCTTTTTTTAGATAGGGTACTGTTTTCCCAGTCCTGGTGAGTGGAAACAGCAGTCTGTAATAAGATGTGTCTCCTGGTTTTATATGGACCACAATGCAGACCCAAACAGCCATACCATGAGAGTGGTAACTGATTTATTCTGCCAAGTTGAAATATAGACCGGTATCTCCAAATGTTATAGAAATTAGGCTGACTAACATTGACGTAAGCATCAGTACATTGAAGGGCTATACtgttcttaaattaaataaactgaacCCTGTCTACCTTAATTAGACACTAGGGCTGCACTAAGTTATTCCCCAATCAGACTTTTTTTGTGAAACGTACGATAAAATTGgtaaagcctttttttaatggaaaaattaAATTTACAATGTTAGATCTACACttaatctctctgtgtgtgacatAATATGTAAGTGGTTATCCTGCCATGATACAGTATATAGCAGGTTTTAATTTTCATGTTTGACCGATTCTTGTAATCTGTGGTTGTGGAGCATATCGTTGACTTTTCCTGGGACACATCAAAATAAGTGCATCTCGGGAAGCTTTTcccttaattgtgtttttaataaacaaactttCTCAAAGCTGGCTTGGAGTGTTATTTGTCTTGTGGTGGACAGTTTAGGTGTGggaatttttttcaaataaaataagatttattttcaataaatgtagACTATTACTTCATCAATAAAATGTGTGGTGCTCAGGaaatctttttaatttaaaatagctAACATGAGGTAAAGGGGGGGTTAAAAACCCATCTCTCTTGATCACCCAGATGCACGTGATTTTTCAGCCTTCTGCAGTGTCTGTTTACCTGTCACGAGTTTGTTTGATTTCTCTACCTCCTGTTTGATATAAACCAGCTGCAGCGTACTCAGCGTTAAGTGTCTGAAAACTTTTTAATAAATCACTGTGCAATTAGACCGAAGACGACGGGGTTCCTCACTTGTTGGAACACCGTGATGTTTTCTCCAAGTCCTGTTCAGTGGGTGGTGGAGTAATTGAAATGTACAGATTAGTGTTCTGATTGATTTCCCTTGGGCGGCCTGGTTTAGTTCTATTCGTATGTGCAAGGCCAGTCTCTCTGCCTGTGTATTCATTCCACTACTAAACACAAATCTGGCTCTATGCCTGtggggttttattgttgtttactgTTATATCTCCGTAGCAACCGCTCCTTAAATAGCTGGTAGTACAATAATATAaggcttttttgtgtgtgtgtacattacaGTAGAGTAGAAATAGAGCAGACCTCCTTCTTAGCAGTGTTGTCCCACTGCGAACACGGCGTTGgcgttgctgttgctgggtgacTCTGTTTTCTGTGATACTAAACAGTGATCGATGGGGAATGCCTCTCTCCCAACTCGGCTCTCGAGTTCAGTAATTTTGCGCCAGGAAGACTGCAGCAGGCTGCATACCTGAACCATATATGCCGAGCTTTTGGCTCCGTCTTTTCTGCGCAACATTTTTCACTGCAGTCACTACTGGTGGTGTCGAACCCATAAAAAATAAACccagttaatttattttaatagtaaactattttaataagAGTAGCGTTTCCATAAATTagtatgaataaaatatatttatgaattaatttGGTTTTCAATTATATATCAAGTATCAAACATACATTTCGCGAATCCCATATTAAATTGTTCTGTAGAATTCTACAGAATACTACAGAATTGTATATAATTTTATAGCACAGTAACATGCTTACTGTAGTATTTTGTAGGATGTTCTATAGTATATAACATACAATACTCTAGTATTATTTAGAACTCGTGTGTTATTATATAGTACTAATTATAGTATTCTATAGAAATAAAGTCATTCTcaaaaatagtatttttattattagtttatttgttaaaatagttttattatttgcaTGGTGCTATAGACTAGAGTACAATTTGTCAACAGCAGTGTCTATAGTTAGTATGGACTTCATTGTGTAGCACAATGAACATTAGAGACATTTCACATGCCACCGAAGTACCACAGTGGAAGTGCCCCTAAAGTACTGTAGTATTCTATAGAATCTGTTAAACAAAAAATCCTATAGAAGTACTGTAATATTCTATTGAAAATGTGCATGTGGGTAGGACTTAATTGCTACAAGATTTATTATCTTGGCACATATTTTTAACTGTTCAAAATGCGACACGTGTTTTATTCATCTGTAAATATGGAACCCATGTATTGTAAACACACGGCATAACAAGGTAAATAGGGTGCGGAGATGGGCACGCTTGACCACGCTAAtatgagtctgcaaggtgtttcaaTTGGTCAAGACTGTTTACCCCTGCTCGCAGCGACCTAGGAAAGCCTGTCATCTACTATGTTGTTACAGACTTGCGATTTGGGCTGTCAAAGTAactatttatttaactaaatgaATACAATTCCTTCTTTTAACTGCTTCATTCTGTGTCATACACAATCAGAAACAGACCTTATTTATagcactgtttgtttacattgcccAGAGCTCGGttaaaaagacccccccccccccccccctcaaaaaaaaaaaaaaaaaaataatacccagGGATAGAGGTTTCTGTAAGGTGAAATCGTGTTCTTCACTGATGGTACAGTCGGCGTTAAATTTTACTACGTTTTTGCCTCTGGGCAATCCGTTCAACACATGAAGTTAATCAATGCATGGTATTCATTATACAAATTTACGACCATTTTATTTGACGTGTTTAAGTTGATTGTAATTAtatttgccatgtttttcttCATGGTAgaagttttttagtttttcattaaatgcTTTTCATAGTCATGTTGTATTCTTTATAGGTATTGCTACACAAAGTTAGGAACATATACACAATAACGTATAAACAAACTCAACTAAGGGCCGTGTTAATTGTCACAcgtttgtttttctatgtattGGGGCTGTCCCTGGGGTGTGGCCGGGGCTCTTGCATTCATCCCCTGGTCTTTCCATCAGAGTCAGAGCTGTCGGCTGGTGAGAGTCTGTCAGACTTTAATAATCCCGGGAGACACAACGAGACAGGTATGTTGAACGGgtcttttaaacagtgcatgccCGCAATTAGACATTTTGTGTGTGaatttttgcaatgtttttcttcttgtttaaatttttttcaggttttccaacattgttttttgttttgttttggtttttttgtatcTTAGTTTAGTTTAAGTTTTCCATCATTCCCTCTGCTATaactctgtttttttatttttaatgctgctgtCAAGGGGCTGCCTAAATGCATTTTTACAGTCGGTTTAACACTTGAAATACTTGATATTTATAGCAGACAGATCACTAGGCATTGCGTCCTGCTATAATGTGGTCTTATAAGGTGTTGTGTGTCATTAACCTTTTTATCTTCTTCTGTCACATAATTTAGCAGTACTGGTTAGAAGTGACATACTGAGATCAAAGGAAGCAGAGTTGACTCCTGAGCCTTTCCAAACACCAGACAGCACTTTCAAAAACACTGAGAAAGGTCAGAACTTTCATCTCTGATGTGGTCTGCAGATATAATTACCCCACGGAgttgtaattatttgtatttttttttttatcgtattattatatttatgaacGACATCTTATAAGTTTGTTCAGTAGCTTTATAGACatgttgtaaaacattttttttaaagtacttcaGTATTTCTAATTTCCTCTGTTCCTGAATGTAATTTATACCTAGAAGCAGTAAGATGTCTTTTTGATGTAATAGCAAAATTCCCTATGTGAAAGTTTACAGCTAACTAGGTTTGTTTTATGATGAAGTAGGGTACAAAGAACTGTGCAATTAACACTGAAGGATCACAATTCAATGTGATCGCGGGATCCTGCAGGACATTAATAGCATTAGTAGTGTTGATATTCATGTATAATTTAATCATTTGTAAACCAATCAACGTATCACATGATGAATgacacattataaataaataagtgagaGATTCTGCGCGTTCTGATATCTGTGAATTTTGCCCTTTCAGTGCCCAGTGCCTGCCCTGTGCCTGTAATCCTGAGGGTCATGTCCTCCAGCAATGAGGTGGACTCCATGAGCCCGGTGAGGAGGGCACTGCAGCCTGAGCCAGTCCTGGCGGAGGAGTCCAGCCGCTGGGTTTATTACCACAAGCCCATTATCATCATGGTGATCGGGGGGCTGCTGTTCGCTGCCGGCACAGTGATAGCCTTCCTCTACTTCTCGCGGGTGGGAAGGGTGCCGTACGCATTGGGCCCCGTGTGCCTGTCCATCGGACTTATGTTCCTGGTCACCGGGCTGGTCTGGGTGCCCGTCATCAAACAAAAAGTCCGCAAGGGACTCATTAGGGACATGTATTCCAGGAGATTGCCCATTTAGTCATGATACGGAAGACATTGATAGAGACTTCTAGTAGAAACCTTTGTCATTGGATTTGTGTGTTTCTAAAATTAGGCATATAATTCATATGGACCTGGTATTAAAAGCTTACATAAGTtataattatttaacattttttttttttttttttttttttgctcttttatgACAGAAATGTCAGAATCAATGGAGACTAGAGTATAGAACTGTAACTCATCTATGCCGCTGCGTGTTAATCATTATTCATACGctactgttgtttttataaacaccATTATTGTAAAGGGATTTATAAATCCTTTATCAATAGGATTACCACCGTAGAGGGCTTCATGATGTGGGGACGGGAGTTTGAaagcttttcttttatttaatagtTCTCCCAGTGTTTCCTTGTTCTGCAGTGGTGTCTGATTGCAATTGTATTCAAAAAGGTACCAGTCAAGTCAAATTGAAGAAACCTGTGTTTTGAGTAGAATGAGGAGAAGGGGTGCACTCAGTCATCCTTCACTGTTAGGTTGGGTTAGCACTGCACAGATTGtttattaaaatcttttgcatCAATGTCATTTTAAGATGGGACAATGATCTATTATGGAATTTCAGCACATTCTCTAAACAAAAGaatgtttaacaataaaacaaaaccaaaaaaaataaataaaacatcaaaaatatcaaataataaataacgtGAGAAAAAAAGAACTTGTATCTTTTATAAACGATCTTCAGGgtaaaaaaacaagagaaagacTTATAGttgaaacgtttgccattgactTTGTGaagcttatttttgtatttcaaaatttTGCATTGTTGAGTGTTTAGTAATTATGGATGAAAAAATTCAGAAAGGACATGGGAGACTCTGACTTACTGAGCCtattggctcttttctgtttctAAACTTTCTTACATTCTCGTATGCTTTTAATAAGTAAGGTATTATATGGTAGTTAACCAGATTTCATATTTCAACAAGTGTGTGATAGCATGTAATACACTTGTTGTGTATTAAAAGCcaatttataaaacatatataggtatgttattaaactttaaatgattACTTACAAAGAGTAGCAGTTTATTACAACAGCATTTTCGTGATTACTGCTATAGAGCTTCCTGTCATGATATGACGTAATGAATTATATGTAACATGCTCTTATAACGCTGTATtgctatatttttattaaatgggTAATAGCATCCTTTGTAACATATTTATAGATGCACTATTGTTTATAGATCATTAAACTGCTGCAGGATAAGTAACACAAAGTGCAGGTAGAAGGCGGTCGTGAGCTAAATGTGGCAAGGAGAGCAGGTGTGCTTCTGCTGCAGCAACAACAATGTTTCAAGGGGAAACTCTCAAACGGGTTACTAAAGACTAAGATCAAgttgctgttgtatttatttagtttttgctttgttccttttgtttctcAAACAGCTCAAAAGTATCTTCAAAAGTTCAAAAGGATCAATGACTTCACAGGTACTAAAGCTCAGGGATGCATAGGTTGTTTATAATATTGCAAAAATAATTGAATGGCAAAAGCATTCACAGTTCATGAGTTTTTGCATTTCCTGATTAACAATGTTGTCATCCAAACAGAGTTATTGAACCCGGGACAGCAAATCTAAAGCAGTCATTATGCTTGGGAAACAGCTGAGGAactgaggcagtgtggtctagtggttagagatgaaaGACTGGGAGGTAGTGGGGTCTAGTGATTAGAATGATGGACTGGAAGGCACTGTGATTGAATGGTTAGAATGAGACACTTGGAAGCAGTGGGGTGTAGTGGTTAGAATGATGGACTGGAAGGCACTGTGATCGAATGGTTAGAATGAGACACTTGGAAGCAGTGGGGTGTAGTGGTTAGAATTAGGGACTGGGAGGTAGTGGGGTGTAATGATTAGAATGAGGGACTGGGAGTCAGGGTGCCTATATAATGGTAAGAGCTCAGCGACGGCATGGTGTATTGTGGCCAGAGCTTTGGAATTGGTTTTCAGAGTACTCTATTGGGTTAAATGCCAGTTGACAATGTTGTATATAATTACCTCAGAAAGTCCATTACTTTGAAATGGCTCTGCACATAACACAGACTTTACTGGctaaacactgaaagaaaaagttattttaaattagcattaGTGTAGCTGAAATGTTTAATCCACTTAGTTAAAGAATCTAGATAGaatcattataattataatggAATAACTGGAGCTAGGTCAGAATGAATATGGCAGTTGGTGACCTATGGTGAATGCGTTCATATATTCCACAACTATAATCTAATGTGTaccaataaattatatatatatatatatatatatatatatatatatatatatatatatatatatatatatatatatatatatatatatatagcaatgtatgtttttttgttcttcatagGATTTTATAGGTCCATAATTCCAATGTTATTGAAATCTGCAGGGATAATTTCTAGCGCTGGTGAGGTGTTGCTTGGGTAATGCATAAAACAAAAGTCAAACTAACTTGTGCCATATCGTTGACATACGAGGACTATATATCTTATATGTATTGATTTCGTTTTGTTACAAAGCACAGCATGGTAAAATATCCTAAAACTTGGCTTGACTTTTGGAAAATCGATATGATGTCATTGAATTGTTTGCCTACATTGTAAAGCTAATCATTATCACTAGGTTCTGTGAAAGGTCAGATCAGGtacgttttttaaaatgtatttattttttacgcaAGTGACCCGTATGACGCACCTCCGGTGTTCATGTTCTGTTGCAGGTGAGTTTCGACAAAAGTAGCGGCGCCGTCAGAGGCGTGTGTGCAGTGAACTGTGAACACTACACCTGTCTCAGCTTAC contains:
- the LOC121331188 gene encoding ribosomal L1 domain-containing protein 1-like — protein: MAEQKGAGMELDVLQVRKAVQALFAYQKSSEENSQSLLLNEHQHICLLVTLWKIPPKARTIHIPLPHGIRTSNAEVCLFTKDEPQMTSEQTERFYKKLLAEHGVNSITQVIPYQTLKKEYKPFEAKRKLLRNFDMFLADDRIRRLLPSQIGKHFYRSKKEPLSVNLNAKQLAKELGKVIQGSILPVSHKGCCCMARVAHSGMTVDEVVENISAAVNTIAEKLNKKGKNIKILHLKTQKSVALPIYSSNLRNLTELDKEASTSDTKQNAGKKRKSKKRTRKPKDQAKKQVNGSAAVEPEEKPEEPKPEVEEIPELVPMETPAKKAKVQKTPKSRKTPAKEPVKKSAKSPEAIRETRLRKKQAQTPVAPLVLPETPKAMKKEAIQTPSRKAKTLKTPKPAVSENGAAPEVPQKTPRKRARPAEVKLVKSAKKAPRTPKQKQKKSGVPQSC
- the LOC121330608 gene encoding phosphoinositide-interacting protein-like, whose protein sequence is MSSSNEVDSMSPVRRALQPEPVLAEESSRWVYYHKPIIIMVIGGLLFAAGTVIAFLYFSRVGRVPYALGPVCLSIGLMFLVTGLVWVPVIKQKVRKGLIRDMYSRRLPI